From the Lathyrus oleraceus cultivar Zhongwan6 chromosome 4, CAAS_Psat_ZW6_1.0, whole genome shotgun sequence genome, one window contains:
- the LOC127076493 gene encoding GATA transcription factor 9, whose translation MEAPDYFVGGYYGAGVDQFSPEKRHGYSDQKPCEPFAIDDLLDFSNADAIMSDGFFDSNVAGNSTDSSTLTAIDSCNSSGSAGDNRFAATIVPCGFAGDVQLTGELCVPYDEMAELEWLSNFVEDSYSAEEELKTLQLLSGAGAVKPQTPESSSSTDTLPPFSADETLRNASFLRPETPLPGKARSKRSRAAPGDWSTRLLHLPDAPVSQMKIMPVKKREDPNAECSGRKCLHCGTDKTPQWRTGPMGPKTLCNACGVRFKSGRLVPEYRPAASPTFVSAKHSNSHRKVLELRRQKEMQRSQHQQILTHSSIFGVSNGGDDFINYHHHHCGPEFRHVI comes from the exons ATGGAAGCACCGGATTACTTTGTCGGTGGATACTACGGTGCCGGAGTCGACCAATTCTCACCGGAGAAACGTCACGGTTACAGTGATCAGAAGCCCTGTGAGCCTTTTGCTATTGATGACCTGCTTGATTTCTCCAATGCTGACGCTATTATGTCTGATGGTTTCTTCGACAGTAATGTCGCCGGAAATTCCACCGACTCTTCCACTCTTACCGCAATTGATAGCTGTAACTCTTCAGGCTCCGCCGGTGATAACCGCTTTGCAGCCACAATTGTTCCCTGTGGTTTCGCCGGTGATGTTCAGCTAACCGGAGAACTCTGTGTTCCG TACGACGAAATGGCGGAATTGGAATGGCTTTCGAATTTCGTGGAAGATTCATACTCCGCGGAGGAAGAATTGAAAACACTGCAACTTCTCTCCGGTGCCGGCGCGGTTAAACCACAGACACCGGAGTCGTCCTCTTCCACCGACACGCTTCCTCCGTTTTCCGCTGATGAAACCTTACGCAACGCTTCATTTCTCCGGCCGGAAACACCTCTCCCTGGGAAAGCACGGAGCAAACGCTCACGCGCGGCTCCAGGAGACTGGTCCACGCGCCTACTTCATCTCCCCGACGCGCCAGTTTCTCAGATGAAGATTATGCCGGTGAAGAAGCGCGAGGATCCGAATGCAGAATGCTCGGGGAGAAAATGTCTGCATTGCGGTACCGACAAGACGCCGCAGTGGCGAACCGGACCGATGGGACCAAAAACGCTATGCAATGCTTGCGGTGTGAGGTTTAAGTCCGGTAGGTTGGTCCCGGAGTATCGACCGGCGGCGAGTCCAACTTTCGTTTCGGCGAAGCATTCGAATTCGCATAGGAAAGTTCTGGAACTGAGGAGACAGAAAGAGATGCAAAGATCACAGCATCAACAAATTCTAACTCACAGTTCAATTTTCGGCGTATCCAACGGTGGAGATgatttcatcaattatcatcatcatcattgtgGGCCAGAGTTTAGGCACGTTATCTAG